In one Bdellovibrionota bacterium genomic region, the following are encoded:
- a CDS encoding nucleotidyltransferase, with the protein MQNLKELLERLLKNNIDFVLVGGFASVLHGSTLVTQDLDICVAMADEEIDKLRQALKDLNPIHRMNPNAKISFMEQPKDLSNIKNIYLKTNLGILDIMSELPPVGNFEVIKKNAIEINLYNYKCKVISLEDLIKIKESMTRPKDRETLNHLKQIQKMKK; encoded by the coding sequence GTGCAAAATCTCAAAGAACTTCTTGAAAGGCTTCTCAAAAATAATATTGATTTTGTTCTAGTTGGTGGATTTGCAAGTGTATTGCATGGATCAACTTTAGTAACTCAAGACCTTGATATTTGTGTTGCTATGGCAGATGAAGAGATCGATAAACTTCGCCAAGCACTGAAAGACTTAAATCCTATTCATCGAATGAATCCAAATGCTAAAATTTCTTTTATGGAGCAACCGAAGGATTTAAGTAATATTAAAAATATTTACCTTAAGACTAATCTTGGAATTTTAGATATTATGTCAGAACTTCCACCTGTGGGAAATTTTGAAGTTATCAAAAAAAATGCTATTGAAATTAACCTCTACAATTACAAATGCAAAGTCATTTCCCTAGAAGATTTAATAAAAATCAAAGAATCTATGACTCGTCCAAAAGATAGAGAAACTCTAAATCATCTTAAGCAAATTCAAAAAATGAAAAAATAG
- a CDS encoding DUF4267 domain-containing protein, which translates to MPKKIALAEPALNSCHLPRHFSLQQSPMFRYAFTSTTMDLELFYCFKIGVNRMNVPTLAHYIALIIGLLTLLIGVAAVLKPEPMSKKFGISVNGPALPYVVSTGIRDVFIGLTVLILFYKEQWNTLGAINLCIGIVAVSDFLVVQKNGDKKTSWIHLFGAIAVTGYGTWLILSY; encoded by the coding sequence GTGCCAAAAAAAATTGCACTTGCAGAGCCCGCACTCAACTCTTGCCACCTGCCCCGCCATTTTTCACTTCAACAATCTCCAATGTTTAGATACGCTTTTACAAGTACGACAATGGATCTTGAACTTTTTTATTGTTTTAAAATTGGAGTCAATCGAATGAATGTACCAACACTTGCTCACTATATTGCTCTCATCATAGGGCTCCTTACTCTTCTAATTGGTGTTGCAGCAGTGTTAAAACCGGAACCAATGTCAAAAAAATTTGGAATTTCTGTAAATGGCCCTGCTCTTCCATATGTTGTGAGCACAGGTATTCGAGATGTTTTTATAGGACTAACTGTTTTGATTTTATTTTACAAAGAACAATGGAACACGCTTGGTGCTATCAATCTTTGTATTGGAATTGTAGCGGTTTCTGACTTTTTAGTAGTTCAAAAGAATGGCGACAAAAAAACTTCTTGGATTCACCTTTTTGGCGCCATTGCTGTTACTGGATACGGTACGTGGTTAATTCTTAGTTACTAA
- a CDS encoding DHCW motif cupin fold protein, producing the protein MKIENIPFMTTDWSKISSTEHKGEVGKAFWRTLEVENIRVRMVEYTPGYIADHWCSRGHVLLVLEGSLVTELKDGRKFNMSTGMTYQVASNAEPHRSSSADGAKLFIVD; encoded by the coding sequence GTGAAAATTGAAAATATCCCTTTTATGACAACCGATTGGAGTAAGATTTCATCCACGGAGCACAAAGGAGAGGTGGGAAAGGCTTTTTGGAGAACTCTTGAAGTCGAAAATATTCGCGTTAGAATGGTGGAATATACGCCTGGTTACATCGCTGACCATTGGTGTTCTCGTGGTCACGTCTTACTTGTTCTAGAAGGCTCGCTTGTAACGGAATTAAAAGATGGTCGAAAATTCAATATGAGCACTGGTATGACTTACCAAGTGGCATCGAATGCAGAACCACATCGATCTTCATCTGCAGATGGAGCGAAG